The genomic segment ATTTGACTGATGTTGGTAGTAACCATCATTGTCATAGTTCGCGTTGTAATACTGAGTATCAGATTCCCAAGCGAAGGTGAAGTCATAATCGCTGCGTGCAGTGTCATCCTGCGAAATCGCATCATCATTCATGGTGACCACTGGATTGCCATCAGCACCGTTTATTGTGGAAGTGGAATCAGAAACAGGACTTTGCAGACCGTCAGGATTGGTGTCTTCTGTGTCATTTTCACTCAGATTCCCCGCCGCGAAACCTGCTCCATTCTGTACGACGACTGACATCTTGCCGTCAGCGACATGATCCGTGTTTGCCACGCGTTGCGAAATACTGGCATTACCTTCGCTGTCGGCACTCACTCTGGACACTTGATCCCACGCACCAGTGCTGGTGTTTTTAACGAAAGCGTAGATATCAGCACCAGCTTGTGCGCTCCCACTCCAACGCAGCGTGATCGCAGCATTCGCATCCTGCTCATACTGAGAGGGAACAGTCACCGTGAAGGATTGATATGGGAAGCCACTATCTGTAGCAGTCGTTTCTATAACCTTCCCATCTCCAGCCGCATCCAGTTTCGCAGCGTCACTCTCAGCAAGCGATTCTGAAGATGCATCCTGTGCCAAACCAGACTGTTTGGTAGTCCCCGTGGTGACACTTACCTGCTGCTGATTACTTGGCTTATATTCCTCACCTGCATAGAATGCCACATTCAACTTATCGCCCGAATTTCCCTTTGCAGTGACGCTAAGCGTTGGATCAAGTTTCTTCGTGCCTGCTGTACTATCTAGCGAAAGTATCGAAGGATTTTCGGCATATGTGGTAAATGTGACTTTCTTGGTGGTCTGGTTACCAGCGTTGTCTGTGACATTGAAAGTTACGGTATGCAAACCAGCGGAAAGCTTTGCAGACGATGTGTCATACGGCAGCGTGATGCTGGTTGCTTCACCATCACCATCGCTCAATGTTGCGCTTAGAGCACCTGACTCCCCTGTCGCAGGGATTCCCGATGTTGCATCCTTCGCGGTAGCGTTGATGACCACGCTTCCCCGTAGCACATTTCCATCTCCACCTTGGGCAGTGAGTTCAGGTTCGATAGTGGGTTTGGTGTTATCAACGATGACCTTAGAGGTAGCGCTACCACTCTGCGATTGTGCGGTGACAGTGTGCTCCCCATCACTTTGCTGCGTAGTGTTCCACACATATTGTTTGGATGTCACTGACTTGGAGTCGATGGTAAAGTCAAGCCGAATATATTCATATTGACCAGCGGAGTCCCCTATTTTCAGCTGATTCGTGGCATTACCCACTTCATCGGTAACATCTTTCTCGCTAATCGTTCCCTCAGTTCCTGGACTCACAGCAGCTACAGCCTTACTGGCTTTCACATGAGTACCGTCAGGAAGAACCAAACGAATATTCGACGCTAAATAGTTATCTGCATTTTCTGAATTCACGGTTCCCGCAGCATCCAGAATGTCGGTGGCACTCGATTTAGTACCAGCATTCAAATACAACGAAAGGGTATTGTCATGAATCTGTTCAAGAGGAACTGGGAATGAGACAGTTTGAGTGTCACCGTAGGTGCCATCGTCAAAACTCCCTATCACATTGTCTTTCCAATCATCCTCAGTAGGAGTACCAGTGATGGTCGTTTTCGTAGTGAAAGAGTTGAAGAAGAAAATGTCAGTCTGCGTGATTTCTGCTGCGATATAGGGCTCTGATTCCAGCGAGTCTGTTGTTTGTGAAGATTCGACTGCTGTGCCATCAACTGCGAGTGCAGGCATATCGTTACTGTCGGTTCCGGTACCTCTGAGTGTCACTTTGCCACGTAGGAACTGACCATCCTTAACGTTCAAACGCACAGCTGAATCTGTGTAATCGCTACTGGTGATAGTTTTCTGACCACTGTTCTGTACAGGATTGATGCCATCTGAAACCTCGAGGTAGTATTCGATAGCTTGTACTTTAACTAGGTCAATCTTGTTTTCTGTGTAACTGTATACATCGCTACCAGCGGTTTTAGTGAGATTGTGAGCAACAACATCACTTTCACCCTTATGTCTGGTGTATAAGGTGACCCTGTTAATCGCCAAAGACGATGTAACTTCAAAAGAGTATTTCACATCCTGATCGGAGCTGAAACTGGTGGGGGTAGTGTCCACCACGCTTGGAACTTGAGTTGCCGAGGGGAAAGCATATGACGTCGCACGAATATCGTCGCTCTGCACAGATCCCGGCGTTGGTGCCTGGTCACTTCTGACGATTTTCGTTTCGTTCTCACCAGCAGAATATACATATTGCAGTGAATGCGTATCCCCAGTCAGATTTTTTGAGGCGTTCACTGGATAACTTGCGCTCGACACCAAGGTTTTCGTCTTGGTTTGAATTTTGATAGCACGAGCAGAGTTGTTTGCCATTCCAGCGGATTTTATCTCAAAGAGATTCGCGCCCATGGTGAGTGACTGATCACCACTAAGCCCAAATGCCTGGTTGAAGTCAGCATCAGTAAGAGTGTCGTTAGGACCATTCTCAATCCAGAACACTACAGACTTACCAGCAGGAATGGTGATATTACTCTGCTGAGCTGGCCACTCAACATCACCCGAATCCCCTTGATCTGGGTAGCTATAATACAGCGTGTAATTATTGGAGAAGTCGATTTGCTTCTCTGATATGTTAGTGACCTCAATGAACTCGAAACCATCAGAACCACCGACGTTTTTTGTATCCGGCATAATTTCGGTGATAGCTAGAGGAACTGTTGCTTTCCCATAAGTATTCTGTTCTTGTGGTGTCAGTGTGATTGATGCACCAGAACCAATGGTACGAACTCCATCCAGATCGGTTGCCACGAACTCATAATCCACACTCGTTTTTCCAGTGAGTGTCCCAGCAGGAATAGTAAAGGACCATACATCACCGACCTGCATACCATCGAATGTGGAATCGCTAAAGTCTGTATCCACATTAGTTTTAGTAAAGAGACGCACCGAAGCAATATTTGTCAAACCGTCGGAAGAGCTCACTTTGGCTTTCACATTGATGGCTTGGTCATCTCTCAGATTATCTTGCGATATCGATGCATCTGTGACTGTAACTGTGCGACTTTCCGCTTGAGGCCAACTCTCTGGAAGCTGACCGCTAAGCACACTTCCAGGGCTAGCAACATTGCCACTCGACAGAGTTCCCACGCCCTGAGCATCATAGGTGTAGTTAAGCGTGGTATCAGTCGCGCCGCTGCTGGCATAGCTCACCGTATTGGTAGCTTGTGTGGATTTTTGTGTGAGAACCAAACTCCTCGCCGAACTATTAGCCATTCCTGCACCTTTAGAGATGGTGAACAGATTTGTTCCCATGGTCAGTTGTGGCATATTTTGAGCTTTACTCTGCCAGAAATTGCCGAAATCCTCTGCCGTGGTCAAACGCGGGCTAATGCCTTCCATATTTGCGAAAGCGTAGTTATCCCAAAGAACAACAGTCCCATGTGCAGGTATTTGTGCATCTTTAGTCGAATCTTGCGCCGCATTGTCGAAAGCTTCTGGCGTCCAGTCCACGTTATTGTATTGCAGACTCAAATCACTGATATTCACCGCTTTGGAACTGACATTGCTCAGCTCAATATATTCACCGATATTGACGGATACGCTGCTGCCGTCACTGCCGGTATACGAGCCATTACTCGTTTTCACAGCCAGCTCGGTAATAACCACTGGCATTGCCCCTGTAATGCTCGCACCACTCGCCGTGGCAGCCTGTGCCTGAGTGGATACCAAGCCAACTGCGACGCTCATGCTTGTCGCAAGCAGCACTGCTGCCATACGACTCATGAATCTTCCCAGCTTCGTTTTCATGTCATTCCCTTCGCGTCTCTGCAAAACTCCCTTTGGCGCAAGGTGATACTCCACTCGTCGAGGACTGCGCCCATTGAACCGAATTCACACTATGAGAAGTGAAATAATCACACGTCAGCAGCGGCAGAGATTTCATCCAGTGTTGGTGTATCTTCATGCTGCATTCATCTACACTTCACTGATGAATGCTTAGTGTTTCTAAGGTTTTAAGCCTTGCATATCACACTGTTCATGCCCTGCACGTCGAGATAAACTTCGAAACAACCATGAAATCTTTCACTCCATGCACAGTCATCGATCTCTCAGAATCACTTGAAACGCAAGTTATACTTGAAACTAGGGTTGGGGCCTCATCACCAAGAAACGGCCATAGCCGCCCTCAGCACACCAGCGATTCGAAGGAGAATCACCCATGCGAAAAGTACTTTGCTCACCAGGAAGTTATATACAACAAGAGAATGCACTCTCATCTCTTGATAAGGAATATAAAGGTATTGGTAGCACAGGAGCATATTTACTCGTTGATCCATTCATCGACGAGCACTACCACGACACCATCGTGTCAAGTTTTGAAGAAGCAGGGACCAACTACCGTATCGAGGTATTCGGCGGAGAATGCTCCGTCGAAGAAATCGACAAGCACCGCGACCAGTCCGATGACTACGACACTCTTATTGGCATTGGCGGTGGAAAAACTCTAGACACCGCTAAAGCTTCTGCCCATTTCGCAGGCAAACCGGTGATCATCGTGCCGACAGCCGCATCCTCAGATGCACCATGCTCGCGTCTTTCAGTGGTGTACACCGCCGACGGCACTTTCGACCACTATCTACCACTGCCCAAAAACCCCGAGGCAGTCATTATGGACACAGAGCTTATTGCCAAAGCACCTGTAAGATTTTTGGTTTCTGGTTTAGGTGACGCCTTCGCCACATATTATGAAGCGGCGGCTTGCGTGCAATCCTCTGCGCTCACAATGGCCGGTGGACACGCGACTAATGCTGCGTTCGCCTTAGCTCAGCTATGCCACGATACCCTACTAGCAGACGGAGTGAAAGCCGTAGCTGCTGTACGCAAAGGGGTGAGGACTGCTGCGCTAGAGAACATCATCGAAGCTAATACACTGCTCAGTGGCTTAGGTTTTGAAAGCAGCGGTTTAGCTGCAGCGCACGCAATACATAATGGGCTCACAGCGCTGGATGGCACTCACTCTATGTTGCATGGAGAAAAAGTTGCATACGGCACACTCGCACAGATGGTTCTCGAAAACAGCGATATCGAGGAATTGCGTGAAGTCTACGCCTTCTTCCGAGAGGTTGGACTGCCTGTATCTCTGGAAGATATCGGTGTTGCAGATGCTAGCGATGAGGATTTGCTGCAAGTGGGACAGCTGGCCTGCGACAAGGATGACACCATGGGCAATATGCCCTTCGAAGTAACTCCTGCCGATGTTGCCTCCGCACTGCGAGCAGCCGATGAGCTCGGCCGGACGTTGTAATTCTGTTCTACTAACAGATATTCGATTTTACGGATATTACAGATATATCGTTGATCGACCGCTGCTGTGTGGCTAGTGCAAAGCATCTTTGCGAAATCTCATGACTAGCTACACAGCAGACCGAAATCCACCCTTAGCAGCAACAGTGCGTTACATGTTCTTCTTGGCATACACGTCGAAAAAGTTCAATAAATCTTCTTGCTGTTCCAGATGTTGACGAGTGCTGTCAATATCCGCCACAGCAACATCGTTGGTCAAAGCTTGCACTATCGACACTAAAGCTGTCATTGATGAAAGAACAGCTTCACTGTCAGTACTCGCTAGCAGTGTGTAATCGGCAAACTCGGTTAACGGACCTAAAACTTCGTCAGTTATAGCAATCACCGGCACACCATGTTTCCGGGACCATTCGGCTACTCTGACTGTATCTTTACTGCAAGGTCGTGTCGCAATAGCCACAACACAATCCGATGAAGCAAGATTTCGCAGAGCATCAATATGTGATGCTCCGCCCACCGTTAGATCCTCAACGTCGGAACGAACCAGTCCCAAGAGATATACCAACATTGAGGCCACAGACTGGGATTGCCTCAAACCCATCACCGATACATGTTCAGCGCCGCTGAGAAGCGAGACCACGTTATCCCATAATTGTTCGTCGATTCTTGCAAAACTGGTGGTGATAGCGGAACTGTCTTGGGCAGCCAACACTTCACGTTGAGACATACGTGCCGCATTACTATCTCGATCAGGAGTGCCAGCGGACAGAGCGCTATCGCCATGCGTAAAACGCCATAACATTCCAGAGTGATTACTAGCCAAAGCTCTGCACACACTTCTGAGCTCTGAATATCCTTTAAGTTCCAACGCTAAGGCAAAACGCGAAATAGTGGACTCATTGATACCCAGGTCTGCTGCCAACACATGAATTGTTGACATAGCAACGCGCTCTGGATTATCCAATACCACTGACGCGAGCGCCTGTTGCGACGGTGTTAAGGACAAACTGCGCAGACGTTTTTCAAACGATTCCAACACATCCGCTGTCAATTTCCCGCTCGCATTCTTAGGCCCCTTAGTCTGCTGATCGTTAGAGGGCAGTTGGGAGAAACATCTGAACTCACAGTAGATTGCTCACTGTGCGTTTGGTGTATCAGTGTTGCCTTCTGCTTCATCTATTAGATGGTACGCCAGCGAACACTTCGTGGACGCGTTCGAGCCCGTCTTTAACACTAGGTGCTTGCAGAGGATCGGCCATCCTCATGGTTTCCATACGAGATTCATCATCTGTTCCGTACATCATTGAGGTCACAACACGAAGGCCCATCCGTTGTGGGAGGTCACCAAATGCACTTCCTGGTAGCACTGCAATACCGAAACGTTCGAAGAGCTCATGGCTGAGGGACTCATCTTCCGAGACGCCTAGGCGATGGGCGAATTCAGAATCGTGAAATGTTGGATAGATATAAAAAGCCCCCGAAGGTTTTCTACAAGATGCCCCTGCATCAACCATAATGTGGTGAATTTCATTCGAAACCCGCTGGTGTAGCTGTCTGCTTTCATTTACCCACTGCAAAACGTCGGATGGTTCACTAAAGCAATACTCGGCCACTGGTTCCAGAAATATCGGCATGCCTGACCAAATCTCAGATGCGGTACCAATTACCTCCTGCATTACTGCATCGCCCCAAGCATTTTGCGGAAAGAGAGCAGCGCCAATTCGCCATCCCCCGAGCGCCATTGATTTGGATAGTCCAGTAGTCACAAATGTTCTCTCTGGGGCAAGCTGTGCGGGGCTAACGAAATTGACTTGATCGTATGCAAGATCGCGATAGATTTCATCCGAGATTATGGCCAGATTTTGTTCTTTGGCAATGTGCACCAGCTGCTCAATGACAGTTCTTCCTGCCACGGTTCCACTCGGGTTATCTGGTGAAGTGAGCAACAAAGTGGTGGGATTTTGGCCAGCACGACGAGCACTGTCAAGTGCTGAAACTAGCAACTTAGGGTCTGGTACTCCACCAGCGCTTTCAGGAGCATCAACCCAAACACAATGTTTATTGAGCATGTGACTTTGAGCTGCATAGGTCACCCAGGAAGGTCGAGACAACACGACATCGCCTTTCAAAGCTTGCAACAATGCGAAAAGCAAAGCCTTGCTACCGGGAGCCATTAAACAATGGTCTGCATCAGCAGGTATCCCACGCCTAGTGAAATATCCAGAAAGAGCATTACGGACAGCATAGGAACCTTGGACGGCAGGGTATGCATTTCTTGCCGAATCCGCAGACAAGATTTTCCGCAGTTCAGGCATCACTGGTAAACCTGCTTCCCCGAAACCTAGATTGATGACTGAACGCCCTTGCGCTACGGCATGTTGCATCATTTCGTTCATTACTAGTGTTGCCGATTTTGCAACCATCGTTGAATCCTTACCCTCGCTGTGCCGTCGTAAACAATGCTTCATATCAGGATGTTGACGATTCCAAATACTCAGGTTGCGACTCCTAACACGATGCATCTAGTCGATACGATACACCAATTTGCATTCATTTTTATTCATTAAAATTCATTAATGCATTATTTACATTTCATTTTTATACTTTTTGATAGTTGGCGCATCAGCAATTGTGGAAATAAGTCCTGCACGTGGTTTCGAAAACCTTATAGTTCACACGCTGCTACGCCGAACATTCCAACCGCATAAGGCGGTCGCATTAACCGGAAAATGGGAGACAACATTGAAGAGAAGCATCAAATTTATTGCTGCAGCAGCAGCTGCACTTATGCTGACACCGTTAGCTGGTTGCGCAAGCACGTCCACAAATACTGCATCCGCCCACACCATTAACATCGGCATCAAATTCGACCAACCTGGTCTTGGATACAAGAATGGCAACACCTACACAGGCTTTGATGTGAGCGTGGCGAAATATGTGGCAAAAGAACTTGGATATTCCGCAGACGAAATCGTTTGGAAAGAAGCACCCTCGAAACAGCGAGAAACATTGCTCGAAAATGGCGACGTTGACCTGGTGTTTGCAACATACTCAATCACCGATGATCGTAAAAAGGTGGTGGATTTTGGCGGACCATACTTCGTAGCTGGACAGGATTTACTGATTCGATCTACTGATACATCAATCACTGGCCCCGACTCTCTAGACGGGAAAAAGCTATGTTCCGTCACAGGCTCAACATCGGCGCAGGTTATCAAAGATCATTACGCGCAGAAGGTGCAGCTCATGGAACAAAGCGGGTTCGCTGAGTGCACCACGGCACTCATTTCAGGAACCGTTGATGCAGTAACTACCGATGACATCATTCTCGCCGGTCTTGCTGCAGCGAAGGGTGATGGTCAACTGAAAGTTGTAGGTAAACCCTTCACTCAGGAGCGCTACGGAGTGGGGATTCCCAAAGGTAAGACTGCGACGGTAACGAAGGTCAATGCAGCCTTAAAAAAGATGGTTGATGATGGTTCGTGGAAGAAAGCTCTCAATGAAGCCACAAAAGGCACAGGGTACACTCCAAATTCCACATACAATCCACCAACAGTATTCGATGCAGCTAGCTCAACGTATGATTTCAAAACCTCACTCAACTAATCAACGAATCGATAAATCAATATAGATTCCCTACACACGCCGAAATATTGAGCATTCATCCCCGACTCGTGGTATCTTATTCAGGTTGCATGATTCGCGGCATGGATGCTCACGCTTCCAACTGAGCCTTGTGCATGGAGGATTCGCCTAGTGGTCTATGGCGCACGCTTGGAAAGCGTGTTGGTGTAACAGCCTCACGAGTTCGAATCTCGTATCCTCCGCAGATGACCCTTGTTTTGTTGAGATTCCAACGATTCAGGGGTTTTGCTTTACCTACAATTAACCCAAACATGTATTACCCAATGTATTACCCGTGGGTATACTTTATGATCCATAAGCCTCGGATTGAATGTTGCAGTCCGAATCTCTCGACCGCACTTTTCAAATTTTTGACTTTCAGATTCAACTCGGATTCAACCTTTATGGGTATCGCAGTATTCTGTGCCTCGATAACAAAATCTGCCTCTGTCTGATTATTCTCTCTGGCTCAATAGCATGGCATAAACTGCTGCGCGATGAGCTGCTGGCACACATGCTGCTCCATCATTGCCCCACTCAATTCCGTGGAAATGGCAGATCCATCCATAACAGCAGCCGGGTCAAATTTCGTGGATAACTTCCAATATGCACATGTTTTATACGTGAAATGTGTAACTTCGCGAAGTAACAGCACAAACGAAAGTGGATAGGTCAAGAGATTTCTTGACCTATCCACCTGCCGAACATCCCAGTGCCAGCTACAAATACAGATGCAAACAACAATATTTCTGGTTAGCAATCTTCTTGAGCTACACACCTAGCCGATCAGCGAAGCATACTCAACCACGATTGATCGTAGATTCACATTAGTGATGGTCTGCGCGTAAGTCACCAAATTGACCGGCGAAGTGAGATCATCATCGATTTTTTTGAGCACCCCGCGTTTTTCCTCATACGGAATTTCAGCACCCTGCAGCTGTTGCAACAACTGCTCTCGTGCTCTACTTTGCTGACGATCATCATTCTCGGGCTTCCCTTCGAAAGTCTGCCCATTAGCCAAGGTGAACTCACCAGTACCGTCGAGAGAGAAAGCATGCAGCTTGAAATGCAGACGCCGTCCCTCAGGAATAATGCCGTCTGGATCCTCTGATTCCACATGGACAATGCCACCACGAATGCTGATCTTCGTCGATGCAATACTCCGGTTAAGATGCTCATACATGACATAGTCATTGTCTTTATTACCATACACATGAATATCAAGGCGCTCTGGAAGGACGTCAGCATTCTGCATAGGATCCGCCGTCATCGGCACAATTGCACCGAGTTTGGCGAAAACTGGAATATTCTCAAGCGTTCGTCCCAAACGAATTGCGGTCTCACCAGTTGTAAATTGGCCATCCAAATTAGTGCTCGACACCATAGTACGGTCAACATCTTCGCGATCTCCTTGATAAATCAAGTCGGTGAAGATATCCATCCACTGGCCTTCGGGCATCCAGGCATCCACGAATCCAACGTTAAGTTTCTTATCTTGTGGCGTGGTAATAGGAGCAACCATCAACTCGCTGCCAAAGAAGTACTGATTCTTGTACAGGTAACTTTCTTCATTATCAGGATAGCGATAGTACAACGGCTCAATGAGTGCGCGGTCTTCGCAGTGAGTGCGTATATTCGCGCTGTCGAGATATGGCACCAATCTGTTGCGCAACCGTAAGTATTCATCCATGTATTCACGAACGTCTTGACGATATTTCCACGGCTCTTTGCCAGAGAATGGGTTATCAGAGCTATGCAATCTATTAATCGGGCTGAATACTCCGAGCTGCAGCCAACGTAAAGACAGTGCAGGATCGAAGCTCCCCCAGATGTGTCCGCCAATATCATGGCTCCACCACGTATACCCGATGTTTGTGGCTGTTGAAGTGAAATACGGTTGAAAATTCAACGAATCCCAGGTAATGACCGTGTCGCCGGAGAATCCAACGGGATAGCGATGAGAGCCAGGACCTGCAAAGCGCGACAGAATTAGCCCTTCACCATCATGCGAACGCTCATTATCAAGAAAATGATAATGATTCAGATTCCAGAGCGGCTCGACTTTGTCTTTGCTGCGGCTAGACCCTTGTTGCCAATCCAACCACCAGAAATCAACACCCTCTTTTTCCATCGGGTGATGAACATCATCGAAATACGCTTTTCTAAATTGAGGATCGTCCAAATCAAAAATTGCAGGCTCCTCTTTTTCAGTATCAAGACCAAGAGCCTTCGCAACAGCAGGGTAGGAATCCTCAAATGCTCTGATGCCACCTGCTGGGTGCGTATTGAGTGAGACATGCCTATGCTGTTTGCGCAGTTCCTGAAGGAAACGCCAAGGATCAGGGAAAAGCTTACGATTCCACGTATATCCAGTCCAAGTACTACCGAAACGAGCTGGAACATCATCTGTTCGATGCCAATCCATATCAATCATCGCAACACTAATCGGTACCTTTTCACAATCGAACTTGTCCATAAGATCGAGATATTCGTGCTGCGTATAACGGTAATATCTGCTCCACCAGTTCCCCAGTGCATATCGGGGTATGAGTGGAGTCTTGCCACTCAAGCGATAGTAATCGGAGAGTTCTTCACGATAGTTTCGACCATAGGCAAAGAAGTAGCCGTCTGCTTCTTCCTGCTGACGATGAACAAAATGATTGTCCTCAATGGCAAAAGAATCCTTGTCATCCAAAAAGGCATATCCATCACGGCTCATGATGCCATCGTCAATCGGCGTGGCACCGTCAACCAGATCCAGAGTCGCGTTGGTACCGCCGAGATTCCCACTGACATGCTCACCGAAATACCAACGACTGTCGTGGAGCGTGTACTGGTATTTAGCATCAATGTGCAAATTGCTTGCAGCAAACTGACCGCCGTCGTAATACAGATGAAAAAACTTGGTCTCAATCTCGATCTCGTGGCCATTTCTGCCCTGTTGAACGTCATAGTCA from the Bifidobacterium sp. genome contains:
- a CDS encoding metallophosphoesterase, which codes for MKTKLGRFMSRMAAVLLATSMSVAVGLVSTQAQAATASGASITGAMPVVITELAVKTSNGSYTGSDGSSVSVNIGEYIELSNVSSKAVNISDLSLQYNNVDWTPEAFDNAAQDSTKDAQIPAHGTVVLWDNYAFANMEGISPRLTTAEDFGNFWQSKAQNMPQLTMGTNLFTISKGAGMANSSARSLVLTQKSTQATNTVSYASSGATDTTLNYTYDAQGVGTLSSGNVASPGSVLSGQLPESWPQAESRTVTVTDASISQDNLRDDQAINVKAKVSSSDGLTNIASVRLFTKTNVDTDFSDSTFDGMQVGDVWSFTIPAGTLTGKTSVDYEFVATDLDGVRTIGSGASITLTPQEQNTYGKATVPLAITEIMPDTKNVGGSDGFEFIEVTNISEKQIDFSNNYTLYYSYPDQGDSGDVEWPAQQSNITIPAGKSVVFWIENGPNDTLTDADFNQAFGLSGDQSLTMGANLFEIKSAGMANNSARAIKIQTKTKTLVSSASYPVNASKNLTGDTHSLQYVYSAGENETKIVRSDQAPTPGSVQSDDIRATSYAFPSATQVPSVVDTTPTSFSSDQDVKYSFEVTSSLAINRVTLYTRHKGESDVVAHNLTKTAGSDVYSYTENKIDLVKVQAIEYYLEVSDGINPVQNSGQKTITSSDYTDSAVRLNVKDGQFLRGKVTLRGTGTDSNDMPALAVDGTAVESSQTTDSLESEPYIAAEITQTDIFFFNSFTTKTTITGTPTEDDWKDNVIGSFDDGTYGDTQTVSFPVPLEQIHDNTLSLYLNAGTKSSATDILDAAGTVNSENADNYLASNIRLVLPDGTHVKASKAVAAVSPGTEGTISEKDVTDEVGNATNQLKIGDSAGQYEYIRLDFTIDSKSVTSKQYVWNTTQQSDGEHTVTAQSQSGSATSKVIVDNTKPTIEPELTAQGGDGNVLRGSVVINATAKDATSGIPATGESGALSATLSDGDGEATSITLPYDTSSAKLSAGLHTVTFNVTDNAGNQTTKKVTFTTYAENPSILSLDSTAGTKKLDPTLSVTAKGNSGDKLNVAFYAGEEYKPSNQQQVSVTTGTTKQSGLAQDASSESLAESDAAKLDAAGDGKVIETTATDSGFPYQSFTVTVPSQYEQDANAAITLRWSGSAQAGADIYAFVKNTSTGAWDQVSRVSADSEGNASISQRVANTDHVADGKMSVVVQNGAGFAAGNLSENDTEDTNPDGLQSPVSDSTSTINGADGNPVVTMNDDAISQDDTARSDYDFTFAWESDTQYYNANYDNDGYYQHQSNIHDWLLKTKNAMNIQYLFHTGDIVDNAEIPEQWERADEQYKKLDDAKFPYGVLAGNHDVDHKSEDYVNYSKHFGASRYSSNPWYGGSFEDNRGHYDLISAGGIDFIVVSVGWGVEDDEINWMNQVLAQYPDRVAILNFHEYLLASGGLGLIPQDIYKRVVVPNDNVKMVFSGHYHSAQKTVSRIDSDGDGKTDRNVLNLLFDYQAMDEGGMGFLRLMHVNTKNATMEVRTYSPSIQKYGSQTVASSSFKPSYEQFTVDLTELGIQPQTAETSQKRLSTDAFAADLQSSALIGTNEAISAKGSAAQQRSGLVRGLSSENKTLVEDAEDAATATVTWKDALAGTHGWYAVVTNQFGGSTTTRVSYVSATGKSSSSDNDGSGQDNGSNGDNDGGGSNGQSGAGSDTGHSGGTTQHGSGSGSGSDSAAKGNATDSDSKPLATQKTNILQERLAKTGTNSLLIVAAIVLLALCGVGLRWFKAVNK
- a CDS encoding glycerol dehydrogenase — translated: MRKVLCSPGSYIQQENALSSLDKEYKGIGSTGAYLLVDPFIDEHYHDTIVSSFEEAGTNYRIEVFGGECSVEEIDKHRDQSDDYDTLIGIGGGKTLDTAKASAHFAGKPVIIVPTAASSDAPCSRLSVVYTADGTFDHYLPLPKNPEAVIMDTELIAKAPVRFLVSGLGDAFATYYEAAACVQSSALTMAGGHATNAAFALAQLCHDTLLADGVKAVAAVRKGVRTAALENIIEANTLLSGLGFESSGLAAAHAIHNGLTALDGTHSMLHGEKVAYGTLAQMVLENSDIEELREVYAFFREVGLPVSLEDIGVADASDEDLLQVGQLACDKDDTMGNMPFEVTPADVASALRAADELGRTL
- a CDS encoding MurR/RpiR family transcriptional regulator produces the protein MESFEKRLRSLSLTPSQQALASVVLDNPERVAMSTIHVLAADLGINESTISRFALALELKGYSELRSVCRALASNHSGMLWRFTHGDSALSAGTPDRDSNAARMSQREVLAAQDSSAITTSFARIDEQLWDNVVSLLSGAEHVSVMGLRQSQSVASMLVYLLGLVRSDVEDLTVGGASHIDALRNLASSDCVVAIATRPCSKDTVRVAEWSRKHGVPVIAITDEVLGPLTEFADYTLLASTDSEAVLSSMTALVSIVQALTNDVAVADIDSTRQHLEQQEDLLNFFDVYAKKNM
- a CDS encoding pyridoxal phosphate-dependent aminotransferase; this encodes MVAKSATLVMNEMMQHAVAQGRSVINLGFGEAGLPVMPELRKILSADSARNAYPAVQGSYAVRNALSGYFTRRGIPADADHCLMAPGSKALLFALLQALKGDVVLSRPSWVTYAAQSHMLNKHCVWVDAPESAGGVPDPKLLVSALDSARRAGQNPTTLLLTSPDNPSGTVAGRTVIEQLVHIAKEQNLAIISDEIYRDLAYDQVNFVSPAQLAPERTFVTTGLSKSMALGGWRIGAALFPQNAWGDAVMQEVIGTASEIWSGMPIFLEPVAEYCFSEPSDVLQWVNESRQLHQRVSNEIHHIMVDAGASCRKPSGAFYIYPTFHDSEFAHRLGVSEDESLSHELFERFGIAVLPGSAFGDLPQRMGLRVVTSMMYGTDDESRMETMRMADPLQAPSVKDGLERVHEVFAGVPSNR
- a CDS encoding glutamate ABC transporter substrate-binding protein yields the protein MLTPLAGCASTSTNTASAHTINIGIKFDQPGLGYKNGNTYTGFDVSVAKYVAKELGYSADEIVWKEAPSKQRETLLENGDVDLVFATYSITDDRKKVVDFGGPYFVAGQDLLIRSTDTSITGPDSLDGKKLCSVTGSTSAQVIKDHYAQKVQLMEQSGFAECTTALISGTVDAVTTDDIILAGLAAAKGDGQLKVVGKPFTQERYGVGIPKGKTATVTKVNAALKKMVDDGSWKKALNEATKGTGYTPNSTYNPPTVFDAASSTYDFKTSLN